The Afifella aestuarii DNA segment AATCGGCTTCGACCGTGCTCGCCAGCCTATCGGCCTCCTCGCCCTCCGCCTGGATGCTCAGCATGGCGAGATTGATGACATTCGGCATGCCGAGGAGTTTCTGGGCGAGCGAACGGTTGACGAGGATCTGATCGTCCTCCGCCTCGCCGGTCTCCACGATGCCGCGCACGGTGAGCTCGGTCTTGAAGGAGCCGTCGTCGTTGGAGACCTCGATGGTATCGCCCGGGTGAAGGCCGAGGCTTGCGGCGAGACGTTCGCCCAGCATGCAGCGGCGCTCGTCGAAATCGACGCCGATCCAATTGCCTTCGACCTGCCAGTAGGGCGAAATCTTCTGCGCGCCGGCAAAATCGAGGCCGGCGATGACGGCTTCGCGGTCCTCGACCCGCGCGACGCCGTAAAGGAAGGGCGAGGCGCCGACGAGTCGGTCGGCCGGGAGTTCGGCGATGAGCTTGCGGTAGGTTGCTTCGCTGAACGTCTTGTCGCCCTCCGCAGAGGCCGGCGCGACGATGAAGTTCGCGCCATAGGCCCTGAGCTCGCGGCTCATCTTGGCGGAGATATCGAAATAGAGGCTCGCGAGCGCCGCGATGACGGCCGCGCCGACGGCAATCGCCGTGACGGCGGCGAGAACGCGGCTGCGGCGCACCAGAAGCGCCCGCCAGAGAAGGCGCGCGCCCATGCCGCCACGGCGGACGGTGGTGGTTGGACGGTCAGCGGCGGCCATAAAGCGTCTCCACGGGAGCCAGAGCGGCAATGGTCCGCGAGGGCAGGACGGAGCCTGCGAGCGCGATCAGGATCGAAGCGATGACGACGACGAGGACGACGACACCGGGGAAGGTGATGGTGGCACCGAAGACGGTGAGGCCGATGATCTGCGAGAGGCCGGCACCGAGGGCGGCGCCGATCAGCCCGCCGATGATGCCGATGATGACGGCCTCGCCGAGGAAGAGCGACAGGATCGCCGTCTCCGATGCGCCGAGCGCCTTCATCAGGCCGATCTCGCGGCTGCGCTCCATGACGGAGGTGTTGAGAAGCGAGGAGATGGCCATCGCCGAGGAGGCGAAGGCGGCGAGCGCCACGACCGCCATCAGGAGCTGGATTTTGCCGATCACCACGCCTTCGCTGTCGGCGACCTGCCAGATGGGGCGCGCCGAGGCGTTGGGCAGGGCCTCTTCGATCTGGTGCACGATGGCGCTCACATAGGCGCTGCAATACCAGGTGTCGTATTGCTGCGCGTCGAGCGAGGAGGGATCGCTCCGCGCCTGACGGGAGAGCGAGTTCTCCGGGATCGTTAGCGCGCTGACGCTGACCGAGCCGACCTTGCCGGAAAGGCCTGCGAGATCCTGGGCGAGAGCGAGCGGGGCGACGATGCCGCCGGCTTCTTCCTCGCTCGCCGCGACGATGCCGCTCACGGTGACGTTGCGGCTTTTGCCCTCGGCGGAGGTGAGCGTGAGCGTCGCGCCGGGCTTGAGGCCTCGCCTATCCGCGAGCGTTTCGCCGACGAGAACCTGATTGAGCGAATCCTCTTCCGGCCAGGTGCCCGTCACCTGCCAGAAGGGATGCGTGACGGTGACGCCGGTGAAGAAATTGTCGAAGCCTTCGACCGGCATCAGCTTGTGAAAATAGGTGCCGATCAGGGGCACATGGTCGTCTTCGGCGCTGCCGAGCGTGACGGGCAAAGTGAGGAAGGGAGTGAGGCCGGTGATGTTGTTGCGCCAGAAGATGTCCTTGATCTTCGGCAGGTCGGCCTC contains these protein-coding regions:
- a CDS encoding ABC transporter permease, which translates into the protein MAAADRPTTTVRRGGMGARLLWRALLVRRSRVLAAVTAIAVGAAVIAALASLYFDISAKMSRELRAYGANFIVAPASAEGDKTFSEATYRKLIAELPADRLVGASPFLYGVARVEDREAVIAGLDFAGAQKISPYWQVEGNWIGVDFDERRCMLGERLAASLGLHPGDTIEVSNDDGSFKTELTVRGIVETGEAEDDQILVNRSLAQKLLGMPNVINLAMLSIQAEGEEADRLASTVEADFPDLDIRPIRQVSQSDGELLDKIKVLMAFVAGIILVITAVCVNSTLTAMIVERRREIGLQKALGADDSAIMRQFLIETVTLSLIGVAAGLVIGFGLAQLLGQAVFSTAISFRAIVVPATLAISLVAALAAAIVPIRRAIRIVPAQVLKGE
- a CDS encoding ABC transporter permease; translated protein: MFTRLLQQSFRRDWRRKLLAIFTIVLATTLMTALASLSIDVGDKMAREMKAYGSNIKVVPKSDSIPLTIGGVNYNPLSGRDYLNEADLPKIKDIFWRNNITGLTPFLTLPVTLGSAEDDHVPLIGTYFHKLMPVEGFDNFFTGVTVTHPFWQVTGTWPEEDSLNQVLVGETLADRRGLKPGATLTLTSAEGKSRNVTVSGIVAASEEEAGGIVAPLALAQDLAGLSGKVGSVSVSALTIPENSLSRQARSDPSSLDAQQYDTWYCSAYVSAIVHQIEEALPNASARPIWQVADSEGVVIGKIQLLMAVVALAAFASSAMAISSLLNTSVMERSREIGLMKALGASETAILSLFLGEAVIIGIIGGLIGAALGAGLSQIIGLTVFGATITFPGVVVLVVVIASILIALAGSVLPSRTIAALAPVETLYGRR